In the Aromatoleum bremense genome, one interval contains:
- the hutH gene encoding histidine ammonia-lyase: MTAVCLHPGRLTLAELRTIAFSDSRLELEPACFSMVARGAATVAAIARSGEPAYGINTGFGRLAQTHIPDDQLELLQKNLVLSHAVGVGEPLSVPTVRLVLALKIASLARGHSGVRMELINALLGLFNAGVIPRVPSKGSVGASGDLAPLAHLSALLLGIGEAYVDGRHVPATEALAIAGLAPMTLAAKEGLALLNGTQVSTALALVNLFAIETVFRTALVAGALSVDAAAGSFKPFDARTHALRGQPGQIDAAATYRQLLEGSGINLAHRDCGKVQDPYSLRCQPQVMGACLDQTRHAARVLLIEANAVSDNPLVFPDSGEVLSGGNFHGEPVAFAADALALAAAEIGALAERRIALLIDATLSGLPPFLVTEGGVNSGFMIAHVTAAALASENKLLAHPASVDSLPTSANQEDHVSMSTFAARKLGELADNTATILAIELLAAAQGVELRAPHRTSPRLQAVLALIRSRVPHYDIDRYFAPDIASIKDEVSAGAFARHCPFSFDSERVADGEASRSVTPDDESL; the protein is encoded by the coding sequence ATGACTGCCGTTTGCCTTCATCCAGGCCGATTGACGCTCGCCGAACTGCGCACGATCGCGTTCAGCGACAGCCGGCTCGAGCTCGAACCGGCCTGCTTTTCGATGGTCGCACGCGGCGCCGCGACGGTTGCGGCGATCGCGCGCAGCGGCGAGCCGGCCTACGGCATCAACACCGGTTTCGGCCGCCTCGCGCAGACGCACATCCCGGACGATCAGCTCGAACTGCTGCAGAAAAACCTCGTGCTGTCGCACGCGGTGGGAGTCGGCGAACCGCTCTCGGTGCCGACGGTGCGCCTGGTGCTGGCGCTGAAGATCGCGAGCCTTGCACGCGGACACTCCGGTGTGCGCATGGAACTCATCAACGCGCTGCTCGGCCTCTTCAACGCCGGCGTCATCCCTCGCGTGCCGTCCAAAGGCTCGGTCGGCGCGAGCGGCGATCTCGCGCCGCTCGCACACCTTTCGGCGCTGCTGCTGGGCATCGGCGAGGCATATGTCGACGGCCGACACGTACCCGCGACCGAGGCCCTGGCGATCGCGGGACTCGCGCCGATGACGCTCGCGGCGAAGGAAGGCCTTGCGCTGCTCAACGGCACGCAGGTGTCGACGGCGCTGGCGCTCGTCAATCTGTTCGCGATCGAGACCGTGTTCCGCACCGCGCTCGTCGCCGGAGCGCTGTCGGTCGACGCCGCGGCCGGCTCGTTCAAGCCGTTCGATGCCCGGACCCACGCGTTGCGCGGCCAGCCGGGGCAGATCGACGCTGCCGCCACCTACCGGCAGCTGCTCGAGGGCAGCGGGATCAACCTTGCGCATCGCGACTGCGGCAAGGTGCAGGACCCGTACAGCCTGCGCTGCCAGCCGCAGGTCATGGGTGCCTGCCTCGACCAGACGCGCCACGCCGCGCGCGTCCTGCTGATCGAAGCGAACGCCGTGTCCGACAACCCGCTGGTTTTTCCGGACAGTGGCGAAGTGCTGTCGGGCGGGAACTTCCATGGCGAACCGGTCGCTTTCGCCGCTGACGCGCTCGCGCTGGCGGCGGCCGAGATCGGGGCGCTGGCCGAGCGGCGCATCGCGCTGCTGATCGACGCCACGCTGTCGGGCCTGCCGCCTTTCCTCGTCACCGAAGGCGGCGTCAATTCCGGCTTCATGATCGCGCACGTCACGGCGGCCGCGCTCGCCTCCGAGAACAAGCTTCTCGCGCATCCGGCGAGCGTCGATTCGTTGCCGACGTCGGCGAACCAGGAGGATCACGTTTCGATGTCGACGTTCGCAGCACGCAAGCTCGGCGAGCTCGCCGACAACACCGCGACGATCCTCGCGATTGAGCTGCTCGCCGCGGCGCAGGGCGTCGAACTGCGCGCACCGCACCGCACCTCGCCGCGCCTGCAGGCCGTGCTCGCGCTGATCCGCAGCCGCGTGCCGCATTACGACATCGACCGCTATTTTGCGCCGGACATTGCATCGATCAAGGACGAGGTGTCGGCGGGAGCCTTCGCACGCCATTGTCCCTTCTCCTTCGACTCCGAACGCGTGGCGGACGGCGAGGCGTCCCGCTCCGTCACACCGGATGACGAATCCCTCTGA
- the hutU gene encoding urocanate hydratase yields MNEVHSTDPRYAPGRIVRSPHGATLHCRNWLIEAAWRMIQNNLDPEVAEHPEHLVVYGGMGRAARDWACFDRILATLRELGEDETLLVQSGKPVGVFRTHVDAPRVLIANSNLVPKWATWEHFNELDRKGLMMFGQMTAGSWIYIGSQGIVQGTYETFTACADRHFGGHATRRWILTGGLGGMGGAQPLAATMAGFSMLAVECDETRIDLRLKTHYLDRKAASLDEALALLNAARAEGRVLSVGLVGNAADVFEEIARRRVIPDVVTDQTSAHDPIHGYLPQGWTLQQWRERQRSDPQSIIEPAKHSMANQVRAMLALQRAGAAVFDYGNNIRQMAHDAGVIDAFSFPGFVPAYIRPLFCRGYGPFRWVALSGEPKDIHRSDAKVKELIPDDRHLHNWLDLARHRITFQGLPARICWLGPKDRYRVGLAFNEMVRHGELHAPIVIGRDHLDTGSVASPNRETEAMRDGSDAVSDWPLLNALLNTASGATWVSFHHGGGVGMGYSQHAGQVIVCDGTDGAARRIARVLFNDPASGVMRHADAGYEEALATAREIGLRLPMHDA; encoded by the coding sequence ATGAACGAAGTCCACAGCACCGATCCCCGCTACGCGCCGGGCCGCATCGTGCGGTCGCCGCATGGCGCGACGCTGCACTGCCGCAACTGGTTGATCGAGGCCGCGTGGCGGATGATCCAGAACAACCTCGACCCCGAAGTCGCCGAGCACCCCGAACATCTCGTCGTCTATGGCGGCATGGGGCGCGCGGCGCGCGACTGGGCGTGCTTCGACAGGATCCTCGCGACGCTGCGCGAACTGGGCGAGGACGAGACGCTGCTGGTGCAGTCCGGCAAGCCGGTCGGCGTGTTCCGCACCCACGTCGATGCGCCACGTGTGCTGATCGCAAATTCCAACCTGGTGCCGAAGTGGGCGACCTGGGAGCACTTCAACGAGCTCGACCGCAAAGGCCTGATGATGTTCGGCCAGATGACGGCGGGTTCGTGGATCTACATCGGCTCGCAGGGCATCGTGCAGGGTACGTACGAAACGTTCACCGCCTGCGCCGACCGTCATTTCGGCGGGCACGCCACGCGGCGGTGGATCCTCACCGGGGGGCTCGGCGGCATGGGCGGCGCGCAGCCGCTCGCGGCAACGATGGCGGGCTTCTCGATGCTGGCAGTCGAGTGCGACGAGACGCGCATCGACCTGCGCCTGAAGACGCACTACCTCGACCGCAAGGCCGCTTCGCTCGACGAGGCGCTCGCATTGCTCAATGCGGCGCGGGCCGAGGGCCGCGTGCTGTCGGTGGGCCTCGTCGGCAACGCGGCCGACGTGTTCGAGGAGATCGCGCGCCGCCGCGTCATCCCCGACGTCGTCACCGACCAGACCAGCGCGCACGATCCGATCCACGGCTATCTGCCGCAAGGCTGGACGCTGCAGCAATGGCGCGAGCGCCAGCGCAGCGACCCGCAGAGCATCATCGAGCCGGCGAAGCACTCGATGGCCAACCAGGTGCGCGCGATGCTGGCGCTGCAGCGAGCCGGTGCGGCGGTATTCGACTACGGCAACAACATCCGCCAGATGGCCCACGACGCCGGCGTCATCGACGCATTCTCGTTTCCCGGCTTCGTCCCGGCGTACATCCGCCCGCTGTTCTGCCGCGGCTACGGCCCGTTCCGCTGGGTCGCGCTGTCGGGCGAGCCGAAGGACATCCATCGCAGCGACGCGAAAGTGAAGGAGCTGATCCCCGACGACCGGCACCTGCACAACTGGCTCGATCTCGCTCGCCATCGCATCACGTTCCAGGGCCTGCCAGCGCGCATCTGCTGGCTCGGCCCGAAGGACCGTTACCGCGTCGGCCTTGCGTTCAACGAGATGGTGCGCCACGGCGAACTGCATGCGCCGATCGTCATCGGCCGCGACCATCTCGATACCGGTTCGGTCGCGAGCCCGAACCGTGAAACCGAGGCGATGCGCGACGGCTCCGATGCCGTGTCCGACTGGCCGCTGCTCAACGCGTTGCTCAACACCGCGAGCGGCGCGACGTGGGTGTCGTTTCATCACGGCGGCGGCGTCGGCATGGGGTATTCGCAGCACGCGGGCCAGGTGATCGTCTGCGACGGCACTGACGGCGCGGCGCGCCGGATCGCACGCGTGCTGTTCAACGACCCGGCAAGCGGCGTGATGCGCCACGCCGACGCGGGCTACGAGGAAGCGCTCGCGACGGCGCGGGAAATCGGCCTGCGCCTGCCGATGCACGACGCCTGA
- the hutI gene encoding imidazolonepropionase has protein sequence MAAWDLLFRRVHLATFAGDEPYGTLRDGALAVRAGRIVWLGTKRDLPREARAAQEIDGAGGWLLPGLIDCHTHLVHAGNRAREFELRMQGASYEEIARAGGGIRATVIATRAADEEALVAASRPRLARLIAEGVTTVEIKSGYGLELAAERRMLRAARALGATAPVRVTTTFLGAHALPPEYDGRADDYIAEVCDVMLPALHREGLVDAVDAFCERIAFSPAQTEAVFRAARALGLPVRLHAEQLSDSGGAALAARYGALCADHLEHLSEAGAAALAAAGSVAVLLPGAFYFLRETHLPPVARLRALGVPVAIATDCNPGTSPLSSLLLALNMACVLFRLAPAEALAGVTRNAARALGRGDDLGTLEAGKLADLGLWNVDTPAELCYHLGYNPLALRVFGGRISGAGDVAQG, from the coding sequence ATGGCCGCCTGGGACCTGCTGTTCCGCCGCGTGCATCTCGCGACATTCGCCGGCGACGAACCGTACGGCACGCTGCGTGACGGCGCGCTCGCGGTGCGGGCCGGGCGCATCGTCTGGCTCGGCACCAAACGCGACCTGCCGCGCGAGGCCCGCGCCGCACAGGAGATCGATGGCGCCGGCGGCTGGCTGCTGCCGGGGCTGATCGACTGCCACACGCATCTCGTCCATGCCGGCAACCGCGCCCGCGAGTTCGAGCTGCGCATGCAGGGCGCGAGCTACGAGGAGATCGCGCGCGCCGGCGGCGGCATCCGCGCGACGGTCATCGCGACGCGGGCCGCCGACGAGGAAGCGCTCGTCGCCGCAAGCCGACCGCGTCTCGCCCGACTGATCGCCGAGGGTGTCACGACAGTGGAGATCAAGTCGGGCTACGGGCTGGAACTTGCAGCCGAGCGACGCATGCTGCGCGCGGCGCGCGCGCTGGGAGCCACCGCGCCGGTACGCGTGACGACAACGTTCCTCGGCGCGCACGCACTGCCGCCCGAATACGACGGACGCGCCGACGACTACATCGCCGAAGTCTGCGACGTGATGCTGCCGGCGCTCCACCGCGAAGGCCTCGTCGATGCCGTCGACGCGTTCTGCGAGCGCATCGCGTTCAGCCCGGCGCAGACCGAAGCGGTGTTCCGCGCGGCCCGGGCGCTCGGGCTTCCCGTCAGGCTGCATGCCGAGCAGCTCTCGGATTCGGGCGGCGCGGCGCTGGCGGCCCGGTACGGCGCGCTGTGCGCCGATCATCTGGAACACCTCTCCGAAGCCGGTGCAGCGGCGCTCGCTGCGGCCGGCAGCGTCGCCGTGCTGCTGCCGGGGGCATTCTATTTCCTGCGCGAGACGCACCTTCCACCGGTCGCGCGGCTGCGCGCGCTCGGCGTGCCGGTCGCCATCGCCACCGACTGCAACCCCGGCACTTCGCCGCTCAGTTCGCTGCTGCTCGCGCTCAACATGGCCTGCGTGCTGTTCCGTCTCGCCCCCGCCGAGGCGCTCGCCGGCGTCACGCGCAACGCGGCCCGGGCGCTCGGTCGCGGCGACGACCTCGGCACGCTGGAGGCCGGAAAACTCGCGGATCTCGGCCTGTGGAACGTCGATACCCCGGCCGAGCTGTGCTACCACCTCGGCTACAACCCGCTCGCACTGCGCGTGTTCGGTGGACGAATCAGCGGAGCAGGTGATGTCGCACAAGGATGA
- the hutG gene encoding formimidoylglutamase produces the protein MSHKDEEDRGPWQGRIDVHEGPRALRWHQCVTMLPPQASPGIALLGFPCDLGVRRNHGRAGAAAGPAALRRTLANLAWHGARPVYDAGDVGDVGDVGDVGASTPDAGEKTLETMQAGYARRITALLDAGHVPIGLGGGHEIAWAAWQGLAAHAAREPHPPRIGILNVDAHFDLRTAPAGNSGTPFRQIAEDCGVRDWNFRYCVLGIAEAANTAALFDRARALGVAFRLDEEMGARDLDAIDSTVRDFLAGIDWLYLTLCLDALPGACAPGVSAPATIGVEPAVVEAVIRIAVASGKLRLADVAELNPSLDPNGRTARLAARLVWRLAREIARRPCDVRSGLHLPARD, from the coding sequence ATGTCGCACAAGGATGAGGAGGATCGGGGGCCGTGGCAGGGCCGCATCGACGTGCATGAAGGCCCGCGGGCATTGCGCTGGCACCAGTGCGTCACGATGCTGCCGCCGCAGGCGTCCCCCGGCATCGCGCTGCTCGGTTTCCCCTGCGACCTCGGCGTGCGGCGCAACCATGGCCGCGCCGGAGCCGCCGCAGGCCCGGCGGCGCTGCGCCGGACACTCGCGAACCTGGCCTGGCACGGAGCGCGGCCGGTGTACGACGCGGGCGATGTGGGCGATGTGGGCGATGTGGGCGATGTGGGCGCCAGCACGCCCGACGCCGGCGAGAAGACGCTCGAGACGATGCAGGCCGGCTACGCTCGACGCATCACGGCGCTGCTCGACGCCGGGCATGTGCCGATCGGCCTCGGCGGCGGCCACGAGATCGCGTGGGCGGCCTGGCAGGGGCTCGCCGCACATGCTGCACGCGAACCACACCCGCCGCGCATCGGCATTCTCAACGTTGACGCTCATTTCGACCTGCGCACGGCACCCGCGGGCAATTCGGGCACGCCGTTCCGCCAGATCGCCGAGGACTGCGGAGTCCGCGACTGGAATTTCCGCTACTGCGTGCTGGGGATCGCCGAAGCGGCGAACACTGCCGCGTTATTCGACCGCGCCCGCGCGCTCGGCGTCGCGTTTCGCCTCGACGAGGAAATGGGCGCGCGCGATCTCGACGCGATCGACAGCACGGTGCGCGATTTCCTCGCCGGCATCGACTGGCTCTACCTGACGCTGTGCCTCGACGCGCTGCCAGGTGCGTGCGCCCCCGGCGTCAGCGCGCCGGCGACGATCGGCGTCGAGCCGGCCGTCGTCGAGGCGGTGATCCGCATCGCCGTCGCGAGCGGCAAGCTTCGCCTCGCCGACGTCGCCGAACTCAACCCTTCCCTCGACCCCAACGGCCGGACCGCGCGTCTGGCAGCACGCCTCGTCTGGCGGCTCGCGCGCGAAATCGCCCGTCGCCCATGTGATGTGCGGTCTGGGCTGCATCTCCCCGCGCGCGATTGA
- a CDS encoding DEAD/DEAH box helicase — protein sequence MTSPIESFAQLDLRAPLLDALSEIGYETPSPIQAVCIPHLLAGHDLLGEAQTGTGKTAAFALPLLDRLDLSIKNPQVLVLAPTRELAIQVAEAFQRYAKNLPGFHVLPVYGGQSMVVQLRQLARGAHVIVGTPGRVMDHIERKSLNLDSLTTLVLDEADEMLRMGFIDDVEWILQHTPAERQTALFSATMPDAIRRVAHRYLRDPREVKIKTSTTTVAAIRQRYCQISVAHKLDALTRILEVEEDFDAAIIFVRTKTATVELADKLEARGYSAAALNGDMTQQLRERVIEQLKGGQLDIVVATDVAARGLDVSRISHVINYDIPYDTEAYVHRIGRTGRAGRTGSAILFVAPREIRMLKVIERATRQPIEALQLPSREAVADKRVAAFRQQVATVLESEDLAFFRDVVAGMESTHEAELHDIAAALAFLAQRERPLQLPESKGPDIARLAEPQREPGAERAPRENREKILERRREFSEGNLQRYRIEVGRNQQATPKDIVGAIANEAGIESRYIGQINLYEDYSTVELPSGLPHDVLDILRRVRVRQHQLNIRPLDAEEAKRDAARVRPGAPRPGAAPRHAAHPGGKPARPGSPGPRSFSGEKRTPSTGFKPGKKKPHDR from the coding sequence ATGACTTCCCCCATCGAAAGCTTCGCCCAACTCGATCTCCGTGCACCGCTGCTCGATGCGCTGTCCGAAATCGGCTATGAAACGCCGTCGCCGATCCAGGCGGTCTGCATCCCGCATCTGCTCGCCGGGCACGACCTGCTCGGCGAGGCGCAGACCGGCACCGGCAAGACCGCCGCGTTCGCGCTGCCGCTGCTCGACCGGCTCGACCTCAGCATCAAGAATCCGCAGGTGCTCGTGCTCGCGCCGACCCGCGAACTCGCGATCCAGGTTGCCGAGGCTTTCCAGCGTTATGCGAAGAACCTGCCCGGTTTCCACGTACTGCCGGTGTACGGCGGCCAGAGCATGGTCGTCCAACTGCGCCAGCTCGCCCGCGGCGCACACGTCATCGTCGGCACACCGGGCCGCGTCATGGACCATATCGAGCGCAAGAGCCTCAATCTCGACAGCCTGACGACGCTGGTGCTCGACGAAGCCGACGAGATGCTGCGCATGGGGTTCATCGACGACGTCGAATGGATCCTGCAGCACACGCCGGCCGAGCGTCAGACCGCGCTGTTCTCGGCGACGATGCCCGATGCGATCCGCCGCGTCGCGCACCGCTACCTGCGCGACCCGCGCGAGGTCAAGATCAAGACCAGCACGACCACGGTCGCGGCAATCCGCCAGCGCTACTGCCAGATCAGCGTCGCGCACAAGCTCGACGCGCTGACGCGCATCCTCGAAGTCGAGGAGGATTTCGACGCCGCGATCATCTTCGTCCGCACCAAGACCGCGACCGTCGAGCTTGCCGACAAGCTCGAGGCGCGCGGCTACTCGGCCGCCGCGCTGAACGGCGACATGACGCAGCAGCTGCGCGAACGCGTCATCGAACAGCTCAAGGGCGGGCAACTCGACATCGTCGTCGCCACCGACGTCGCCGCACGCGGCCTCGACGTCTCGCGCATCAGTCACGTCATCAACTACGACATCCCGTACGACACCGAAGCGTATGTGCATCGCATCGGGCGCACCGGGCGCGCGGGCCGCACCGGCAGCGCGATCCTGTTCGTCGCGCCGCGCGAGATACGGATGCTGAAAGTCATCGAGCGCGCGACCCGCCAGCCGATCGAGGCGCTGCAACTACCGTCGCGCGAAGCCGTCGCCGACAAGCGAGTCGCCGCGTTCCGCCAGCAAGTCGCCACAGTGCTCGAATCCGAAGACCTCGCGTTCTTCCGCGACGTCGTCGCCGGCATGGAATCCACCCACGAAGCCGAACTCCACGACATCGCCGCCGCCCTCGCCTTCCTCGCGCAGCGCGAGCGCCCGCTGCAACTGCCGGAGTCGAAAGGCCCTGACATCGCGCGCCTGGCCGAACCGCAGCGTGAACCGGGCGCCGAGCGAGCCCCGCGCGAAAACCGCGAGAAAATACTCGAACGCCGACGCGAGTTCTCCGAGGGCAATCTGCAACGCTACCGCATCGAAGTCGGCCGCAACCAGCAGGCGACGCCGAAGGACATCGTCGGCGCGATCGCCAACGAGGCCGGCATCGAAAGCCGCTATATCGGGCAGATCAATCTCTACGAGGACTACAGCACCGTCGAACTGCCGAGCGGCCTGCCACACGACGTCCTCGACATCCTGCGCCGGGTGCGCGTGCGCCAGCACCAGCTGAACATCCGCCCGCTCGACGCCGAGGAAGCGAAGCGCGACGCGGCCCGCGTGCGGCCGGGAGCCCCTCGTCCCGGAGCAGCGCCGCGTCACGCCGCCCACCCCGGCGGCAAACCCGCCCGTCCCGGAAGCCCCGGCCCGAGATCCTTCAGCGGCGAAAAGCGCACGCCCTCCACCGGCTTCAAGCCCGGCAAGAAAAAACCGCATGATCGCTGA
- a CDS encoding DUF1178 family protein, whose amino-acid sequence MIVLNLCCDHEHLFEGWFGSAAAFETQRERGQVVCPVCGSASISRRPTAPYVNTGSMPPAAPPPRPSPPSATTRQTDAVATVVAMLRRFGKESEDVGERFVEEARRIHYGDSEARNIKGKASSDDIGELIDEGIMVLPVPPDDEELH is encoded by the coding sequence GTGATCGTTCTGAACCTTTGCTGCGACCACGAGCACCTGTTCGAAGGCTGGTTCGGCTCGGCTGCCGCGTTCGAAACCCAGCGTGAGCGCGGACAGGTCGTCTGTCCCGTTTGCGGCTCAGCCTCGATCAGCCGGCGTCCGACCGCTCCGTACGTCAACACCGGCTCGATGCCCCCGGCAGCTCCACCACCTCGACCCTCGCCGCCCTCCGCAACCACCCGGCAGACGGACGCGGTCGCTACAGTCGTGGCGATGCTGCGCCGCTTCGGCAAGGAGTCGGAGGACGTCGGCGAGCGGTTCGTCGAGGAAGCCCGCCGCATCCACTACGGGGACAGCGAAGCGCGCAATATCAAGGGGAAAGCGTCGAGCGACGACATCGGGGAACTCATCGACGAAGGCATCATGGTGCTCCCCGTACCACCGGACGACGAAGAGTTGCACTGA
- a CDS encoding alkaline phosphatase family protein, translating into MSACRNIPFSLPRAAVVPDYGANGLYGLVGAIRNYLDGQRWAVPGEERPARTQDEPVPVLVFLLIDGLGDAFLQRFGAGSALLAHRRRRMTSVFPSTTASAVTTTLTGLAPARHGLTGWFIHDRRFGGVVAPLPMRKRSGGLIRGPMARERLFPYPSLFQNRRRKSIYVNPRSLAYSPYSVRHGRGADRVAYRGIQGMVDAIATAARALKSAAGGYIHAYYPVFDALSHAHGCESDEAVAQFRHIDAAFAALLDELAGTGVDVVASADHGFIDSPAERVIRFERFPEAAAMLAGPLFGERRAALCELRRGAEDDFRSFVEAELAGKAVLVRSPELLRSGFFGPGPRHRQLRERIGSHALLMEPGWTITDRVPGEHAHRMIGVHGGLSPQEMWVPLIHARC; encoded by the coding sequence ATGTCCGCCTGCCGAAACATTCCATTTTCGTTGCCGCGTGCTGCCGTCGTACCCGATTACGGGGCGAACGGCCTCTATGGCCTCGTCGGCGCGATCCGTAACTATCTCGATGGCCAGCGCTGGGCGGTGCCCGGCGAAGAACGCCCCGCTCGCACGCAGGATGAACCCGTGCCGGTGCTGGTGTTCCTGCTCATCGACGGCCTCGGCGACGCGTTTCTGCAGCGTTTCGGCGCGGGAAGCGCGCTGCTCGCGCACCGGCGGCGGCGGATGACTTCGGTTTTCCCGAGCACGACGGCGAGCGCGGTAACGACCACGCTCACCGGTCTCGCGCCGGCCCGGCATGGATTGACCGGCTGGTTCATCCATGACCGGCGCTTCGGCGGCGTGGTCGCGCCATTGCCGATGAGGAAGCGTTCGGGCGGACTCATTCGTGGCCCGATGGCGCGAGAGCGGCTCTTCCCGTACCCGAGCCTGTTCCAGAACCGCAGGCGCAAGTCGATTTACGTCAATCCGCGCAGCCTCGCGTATTCGCCATATTCTGTGAGGCATGGCCGTGGCGCCGACAGGGTCGCGTATCGCGGCATCCAGGGGATGGTCGATGCGATAGCGACTGCAGCAAGGGCGCTGAAGAGTGCAGCGGGCGGCTATATCCACGCCTACTATCCTGTGTTCGATGCGCTCAGTCATGCGCACGGCTGCGAGTCCGACGAGGCCGTCGCGCAGTTTCGCCACATCGACGCCGCGTTCGCCGCCTTGCTCGATGAACTGGCCGGAACCGGCGTCGACGTCGTTGCGAGCGCAGATCACGGCTTCATCGATTCGCCTGCGGAGCGCGTGATCCGCTTCGAACGGTTTCCGGAGGCCGCGGCAATGCTCGCCGGACCGTTGTTCGGCGAACGTCGGGCTGCGCTATGTGAGCTTCGCCGGGGGGCGGAGGATGATTTCCGTTCGTTCGTCGAGGCGGAGCTGGCGGGCAAGGCGGTGCTGGTCCGTTCGCCGGAGCTGCTGCGCAGCGGGTTTTTCGGCCCGGGGCCGCGACACCGGCAGTTGCGCGAACGCATCGGCAGCCATGCGCTGCTGATGGAACCCGGCTGGACGATCACGGACCGCGTGCCCGGCGAACACGCGCACCGGATGATCGGCGTGCATGGCGGACTGTCGCCGCAGGAAATGTGGGTGCCGCTGATTCACGCCCGCTGCTGA
- a CDS encoding acyl-CoA dehydrogenase, translated as MSQYDAPIQAMRFIIENLVGLDEIATLPGFEDATPDIAAAILDEAGKFTGEVLAPLNRVGDLQGCRVEDGVVTTPDGWREAYDAYRDGGWSTIGAPSSFGGQNMPKLVATAVTEMLQSANLGFSLMPMLTDGAAAALLTAGSHAIKQKYLPKMVAGEWGGTMNLTEPQAGSDLAAIRTRAEPVADGSYRIVGQKIFITYGEHELTENIIHLVLARLPDAPPGVKGISLFVVPKVLVEDDGSLGARNDVRCVSLEHKLGIHGSPTCVMAFGDAGGATGYLVGEPNRGLEYMFIMMNEARFGVGLQGVAIAERAYQQALAYANERVQGRDAITGVHNVAIVAHPDVRRMLLRMKSRTQAARMLAYWVAGQFDLAHAHPDAPVCETARLMVDFLIPIVKGWSTEIGNDSAYLGVQVHGGMGFIEETGAAQHMRDARILTIYEGTTGIQANDLVMRKLLRGGSEGLTLLGGQMRAVVASLKTVDDETIAAFVPRLETCIEQFEAAAWHLLEAGKRDAGERDVGERDVGERDAGERDVGKALWVAVPFLMLMGTACGAWMWGKAALAAKGLLDRGEGDPEFNREQIALAQFYMTHVATEAAGFAATVTEGLGHNAAALCA; from the coding sequence ATGAGCCAGTACGACGCGCCGATCCAGGCGATGCGGTTCATCATCGAAAACCTCGTCGGCCTCGACGAGATCGCCACGCTGCCCGGCTTCGAGGACGCGACGCCCGACATCGCCGCCGCGATCCTCGACGAGGCGGGCAAGTTCACCGGCGAGGTGCTCGCGCCGCTCAACCGCGTCGGCGACCTGCAGGGCTGCCGCGTCGAAGACGGCGTCGTGACGACGCCGGACGGCTGGCGCGAGGCCTACGACGCGTACCGCGACGGCGGCTGGAGCACGATCGGCGCCCCGTCCTCGTTCGGCGGGCAGAACATGCCGAAGCTCGTCGCGACCGCGGTGACCGAGATGCTGCAGTCGGCAAACCTCGGCTTCTCGCTGATGCCGATGCTCACCGACGGCGCGGCAGCCGCGCTGCTCACGGCCGGCTCCCACGCGATCAAGCAGAAGTACCTGCCGAAGATGGTCGCGGGCGAGTGGGGCGGCACGATGAACCTCACCGAACCGCAGGCCGGCTCCGACCTCGCCGCGATCCGCACGCGCGCCGAGCCCGTCGCCGACGGCAGCTACCGCATCGTCGGCCAGAAGATCTTCATCACCTACGGGGAGCACGAGCTCACCGAGAACATCATCCACCTCGTCCTCGCGCGGCTGCCCGACGCGCCCCCGGGCGTGAAGGGGATCTCGCTCTTCGTCGTGCCGAAGGTCCTCGTCGAGGACGACGGCTCGCTCGGCGCGCGCAACGACGTGCGCTGCGTGTCGCTCGAGCACAAGCTCGGCATCCACGGCAGCCCGACTTGCGTGATGGCGTTCGGCGACGCGGGCGGTGCGACGGGCTACCTCGTCGGCGAGCCGAACCGCGGCCTCGAGTACATGTTCATCATGATGAACGAGGCGCGCTTCGGCGTCGGCCTGCAGGGCGTGGCGATCGCCGAACGCGCGTACCAGCAGGCGCTTGCGTACGCGAACGAGCGCGTGCAGGGGCGCGACGCGATCACCGGGGTCCACAACGTCGCGATCGTCGCGCACCCCGACGTGCGGCGCATGCTGCTGCGGATGAAGTCGCGCACACAGGCCGCGCGGATGCTCGCCTACTGGGTCGCAGGCCAGTTCGACCTCGCGCACGCGCACCCCGACGCGCCGGTGTGCGAGACCGCGCGGCTGATGGTCGATTTCCTGATCCCGATCGTGAAGGGCTGGAGCACCGAGATCGGCAACGACTCGGCCTACCTCGGCGTGCAGGTGCACGGCGGCATGGGCTTTATCGAGGAGACCGGCGCCGCGCAGCACATGCGCGATGCACGCATCCTGACGATCTACGAGGGCACGACCGGCATCCAGGCGAACGACTTGGTGATGCGCAAGCTGCTGCGCGGCGGCAGCGAGGGGCTGACGCTGCTCGGTGGGCAGATGCGCGCGGTGGTCGCGAGCCTGAAGACCGTCGATGACGAGACGATCGCTGCGTTCGTACCGCGCCTCGAGACGTGCATCGAGCAGTTCGAGGCGGCCGCGTGGCACCTGCTCGAAGCCGGCAAGCGCGACGCGGGCGAGCGTGATGTGGGCGAGCGTGATGTGGGCGAGCGTGATGCGGGCGAGCGTGATGTGGGCAAGGCGCTGTGGGTCGCGGTGCCGTTCCTGATGCTGATGGGCACGGCGTGCGGCGCGTGGATGTGGGGCAAGGCGGCGCTCGCGGCGAAAGGGCTGCTCGACCGCGGCGAAGGCGATCCGGAGTTCAACCGCGAGCAGATCGCGCTCGCGCAGTTCTACATGACCCACGTCGCGACCGAGGCGGCGGGGTTCGCGGCGACGGTGACCGAGGGGCTGGGGCACAATGCCGCGGCGCTCTGCGCGTAG